CCCGCCGCCGCGCGTGCGGCTCTGCGAACCAACCATGTCGTCGGCAGCGGACCGGACGCCCTCCGCGTTCTTGAGCTCCAGGGCGGCATCGGCTTCGCCGGAGCCGAGAGGATCATCCGGGAGACCGTGGGCACCTCCTACCCGGAAACCAGGGTGGCTCTGGACCTCACACGGGTCCATTCGCTCGATGACGTGGCCCGGCGCATGCTTCTGGAAGTCACGCGCCGGCTGACGCTCGACGGTCACGAGGTCTACTTGGTCGATCCGGAATCGATCATGCCCGACCCCGATCCAGGCGATGGCGGACGCGTGACCGTAGTTCACGGCGTGGACGAGGCGGGCTGAAGCGATACGGGCGGCCCAGCGTGTGGTGCGAAGCACCGGCTCGGCCCCTCACCCGGAGGCACGGCCCGACTGAAGCTCCGGGCCGGGCCCGGGACTTGCCCGGTCGGTTTCTCCCCCGCGGCGTCGGTGAGGTATCAGCGGGGACGGTCCTGCGCTTACGTTGCGGCGGGGACCTGGCCCTGAGGCTGCTGCCGGGCGGTCGGTGCGCCCCTGCGCTCAGTTTCGTCCCGCACGAGGAGGGAGAGCAGTGAGGCTACGGGCAGGCCGGCTTCGGCGGGATGGCGCAGCGCTTTGTCCGGGCCGATGCGGTAGGTGTTCGTGCGTCCTTCGCGGGTGTGCGAGAGGTATCCGTCCTGCTCCAGGTCGGAAATGATCCTCGACACGGCACGCTCGGTGAGCCGACAGTGGGCGGCTATCTCACGGATGCGGACGTTCGGGTTGTCGGCGATGGCTGCCAGCACACGCGCGTGGCTGGTGATGAACGTCCATCCGGTGTGGGATTCAGGTACAGCGGCCATGTCCACCATTTTAGGGGACCCAGGTTGCCGGAAGCATGTTGCATGACATATTTTTCCGGTAACCGATGACGTGCCCCCGCGGGGGAGAAGCACAGAAGGAGCCCGAGGTGTTCTTGAACGAGGCCGCCTTGTCGACGCGCACGAGCAGCGCCGGCGGGACGCCGGCCCCGGAACGAACCCCTTCGTACGGCTCTGAGGTGCGGCGTTACGAGTACCGCGGGGCCTGCGTGATCGTCGCGTCCGGTGAGTTCGACCTGGGCTCGCTCCCTCCGCTCCACGATGCGCTGAGTAGCGCCGTCAGGCATTACCCGAAGGTCCTCCTCGAAGCCTCGGCCGTCACTTTCGCCGACTCGACGTTCCTCAACCTGCTGATTTTCACCCACCAGACGGGGACGCTGCGCGTCGTCGCACCCTCAGCACAGGTGCGACGCCTCTGCGAGATCACCGGCGCCGACACCGTCCTGGAGATCCGACGGACGATCGAGGAAGCGACCGCTTCGTAAGCCGGCGCCCCGGCAGCGACAACTAGGGCTGACCGCGCGCCGGGGCGGGCCGGGTGGGGAGCTGCCCTGCGTGTGGTGAGGCCGTGCGGGAATGGCGGACCACGGCCTAGTCCACTTCCCACGCCCGGCGGGCCTGGGACACGCCTGCCGTTGACCGTGGGCAGACCGCCTCGTATCAGGCGCAGCATCGATGCCGCGCTGGTCCCGGGGCGCAGCCTGAGGAGCAGCCGAATCGGGCATCCGCGCCGTGGCCCCATGGGTAACGGGCCGGAACCGCTGCCGGCGATCGATGTCATATGCGCAGGACAACTGGGCACTTGAACGGGGCTACGAAGGGAGTCTTTGCTATGGCCATGGTTGAACGGCATGCCGGTTACGCCCCTGGTCGGCCCGACCATCCTTGCCGCTGTGCCCCCGCGTCTCAGCAGAGAGCTGAGCTGCCCCCGACGCCGTCGCCAGTATCTGTGCGTTCAGCCTGCACGCACGGGCGTGCGTCGGACGAAGTCCCTGAAGAGCCCGAGACAGCACGGGAGCGCGTGAACCGGAGATGGAACGAGGTGCTGCAGGAAACCAGGGTCGCGCAGACCGGTGTGCAGATCCTTTTCGGCTTCCTGCTCAGTGTTGCTTTCACGCCTCTCTTCCGAGATTTGGGACTCTTTGACCGTATCGTCTATGTGGCGACCGTGGTATCGGGCGCGTCGGCAACCGCGTGCCTCATAGCCCCGGTTTCCATCCACCGCTTTCTTTCCGGTCAGCGGATGAAGGACGAGATGGTCGAGGTGGCCGGCCGTTTGATGATCGCGGGGATGGTCCTGCTCGCCCTGACCATCGGGGGTACGTTGCTGCTCATTCTGCGGGTCGTGGTGCCGGGCATCCTGGCTGAAATCCTGGTGGGGGCGGTCATGCTGTGGTTCGCTCTCTGCTGGTACGCACTGCCCATGGCCCTTCGCCACCGCTCGGCAAGGCGCCAGCTCCATGGGGCCGGCCAGTGACGTGTCTGCTGTGCCTGCGCCGTCCTTGGCCGGTGTACACCGTGGGCCGCCCGCAAGCGGGTCAGAGGTCTGTTGGCCTCGCTCGACTGCGGGATGCCGTGACTGGGCGCGCCAGTTGGAGCCGATCACCCACGTCGGTGACTCCCGGCAGGGCCCCGCACGCGCCGACGTCGCCACCCCCTCGTCGCTTACGCCCGCGCCGCAGCCGCGGCGATCCGGGACCGGGTCGCCGCCGTGGTCGACATAGCCTGGCGGCCGTCGACGTCGCCGCGACCGTGTTCGAGATGAAACGGGTGAGGGCGCTTCCAACGCCGTCACCTGCTCGCTGAAGCCCGCAAGCCAGTCGTCGTCAGCCCGGACGTGCCTGCGGCTCGCCGGGTGAGCTCGTCATGGACGGCTTCGTCCCCGCCGCGGGGCGCGGTCTGCTCCATTGCGTTCAGCTCGGGCGCATGCGTGTCCCGCGAAGCGGGCCGGGAAGCCCGAGGCCCCGACCGGACGCCGTCCTGGCGGACTGCGCGTACTCATCTCGCGAGATCCGCAATCACCCCCGCCGACGGGGAACCTGCGTTGTCCCCCAGCCGTCCGACCAGATCGGCCACCTGCGGCGAGGGCCGCGCCGGCACTCGCCCACCGGCTTTCGACACCGAGGCGTATCGGCAACGCAACGCGGCCGGGCGATGCATGAACCGGCTGAGGCAGCGGCGCGGCCTGGCCAGGTGAACGGACAGACTCTCCATCGCCCACCAGACCGCGCTCCACCTCGCCGTCGTCCTCATCCGGGCACACCGATGGCCACGGAACAAGAACCTAGACCCGTTCCAGCGGGCGGTGAGGGGGCGGCGGGGGCTCGACCTGGATGGAATCGTCGGGGCGGACGGTCCCTCCACGGCGGACCACAGCCATGACGCCGCACTTGAACGTGAACTCGCCGGACGAAGGGTCCATGGCGAAGACCTCCCCGAGCAGCCCTGTGCGGAAGTCGTTGATCTTCGAGCACGGGTTGCGCAGTCCGGTCACCTCAAGTACCGCCTGTTCCCCGATATGGAGCAGGGTGCCGGTGGGCAGGCCCAGAAGGTCCGTCCCGCGCGTGGTGATGTTCTCGCCGAGCTGGCCCGCAGAGACTCCAAAGCCTTTGAGCGCGAGTTCGTCGAAGAGTTCTTCGTGCATCAGGTGGACCTGGCGCAGGTTGGGCAGGTTCGGCTCGTAGGTCATGCGGAACTGGTGACGGATCGTCTCACCTGCGTGAACGTCTCCTTCCACTCCGAGCCCCGTGAGCAGCCTGATGGAATCGCGATTGGGCTTGCTGAACGAGTACCTCTCGTTACGGCTCACTGCGGTCACCTGACCAGGCATCACGCTCTCCACCTGTCGTTGTTCTGCGGCCGGTCGATCATAGAGGCGGTGCAAGCAGCCTTGTGAGGGAAGCGTGCAGGCGGCGACGCGCTGACCGGGCCGTGGCACGGCCAGTGGTCCGGGCGGGGTGCTGGAGGCCACAGGGCCTTGTCGCGGGTGGGGCCGCGGCCGGAGTGGTGCCGGGCTTGATGGCGGTCAGCCGTACGCCGTTCACGGTGGCGCTCCCGTCCCAGTCGAGTTCGATGATGTGGGCCGCGGGGGCGTTCCACGACCACTACGACCAACTCGGCACGCCCACCGTACGCGCCCCCACCCGCACTCGGACCGCCCCTTCGTGGTGCCGCTCGGCGAGGCAAGGGTCATCAACCCGGCGGGATCCAGGAAGGAGGCTGGCCCGCCCCCCCCGGAGGAGCAATCGTCGTGCAGGGCCACGGGGCCAGGCAGATCGAGCGCGATCCGCGGACCGGTGCTCAGCCTGTCATGAGATCTTGGCCGGTGGCGGTCGCGGCGTCCGGGACGATGGTGAAGACCTGGTCCAGACCGACGATGCCCAGGGTGCGGGCCGTGTTGGCGGGAACAGCGGCCAGTACTATTCCGCCGCCCTGCTCGACGGCCACGCTTCTGGCTGAGATCAGAGCACTGATTCCGCTGGAGTCGCAGAAGTCCAGACCGGCCAGGTCCAGAACCAGCAATTGCCCTTCCGCGACGGTGAGACCGTCCACGGCCTTGCGTAGTTCGGGCGCAGTCTCGTAGTCGAGTTCGCCGATGATCTCCAGTACGGGACCGGTGGCGGCGAGGCGGGTGGTGATCGTCAGCGGGCTCATGTCAGGTTGTCACTCCCGGGGTTGCGGACAGGGCGGGCACGCCGAGGGCCAGCAGCGCGGTGTCGTCGTCGAGTCCGTCACCGAAGGAGGCGAGCAGCCCGGTCAACGCCGTGATCAATGCCCGTGGGCCCTGTGCGGGCTGGGCGGTGGTGAAGGCGCGCAGGGCTTCGTCGCCGTACAGCGCGCGGCCTGGTCCGGTCCGGGCCTCGGTCAGGCCGTCGGTGTACAGGAGGAGGGTGTCGCCGGGGAGCAGCCGGGCGCGGGCGGCGGTGAATCGGGCCTGGGGGAGTACGCCGATGAGCATGCCGCCGGGGGTGTGGAGGTAGTCGGCGCTGCCGTCGGCGCGCTGGATCAGAGTGGAGGGGTGCCCTCCGGAGGCCAGGTGTACCTCGACGTGGCCGTCCTCGGGTTGAAGGACGCCGAATACGGCGGTGCAGTAGCGGCCTTCGCCGCTGGAGTACCGATCGTGCAGCACCGTATTCAGAGTGGTGAGCGCCGTGACGGGGTCGGAGTCATGGAGAGCGGCGGCGCGCAGGGTGTAGCGGGCCAGCGAGGTGACCGCGGCTGCCTGGGGGCCCTTTCCGCACACGTCGCCCAGGAAGAACGCCCACCGGTGGGCGTCCAGGGGGAAGAGGTCGTAGAAGTCGCCGCCCAGCAGATCAGGGGACGCCGTGTGGTAGTAGGAGGCGGCTTCCATACCGGGAACCGCGGGCAGCTCGGCGGGCAGCAGGCTCTGCTGGAGGACGGCGAGCGCCTCCTGGAGCCGGACGCGGTCGGCCTCGGCCTGCCGACGCGCCTCGTCGGCCGCTCGGCGGCCACGCAGCAGCTCGGCCTCGTACGCGCGGCGGTCGCGCGCGTCGAAGACGGTTGTTCGGATCAGCAGTGGTTCGCCGCCCTCGCTGGTCTTCACCTTCGAGGTGACCAGCACCGGCATCCGCCCGACAGCACCCTTGATGTCCAGGGCGATGCCGCTGACCTCGCCCTTCATCTGAAGCAAGGGGGCGAAGTGCGTCTCGTGGTACAGCTTCCCACCCACGGTCAGCAGGTCGGTGAACCGCATCCGTCCCACCACCCGGGACCGCTCCAGCCCCAGCCACTCCAGCAGCGTGGCGTTGATCTTCGCGATGGTGCCGTCCATCAGCGTCGACAGATACCCGCACGGAGCCTGCTCGTACAGCTCCTCGGCGCTGTCCTCCAGCAAGGAGGTGAAGACCGCGTCCGTGGCGTGGACGTCCTCTTCCTCCCCCGGGTCCGGGGCCTGGCCGGTGCGGCACATCACCAGGCGGCTCCGACGAAGTCGACGATCGCCGCCGCCGTCGCCTGCGGTGCGCTCAGCTGCGGACAGTGCCCTGTCGCTTCCAGGGTGACCAGCCGGCTGGTGGGGATCGCGTCGTGGACGTAGGCGCCGACTTCACGGGGGGCAATGACGTCCTGCCGGCACTCCAGGATCAGCGTCGGCACCGTGACCGCCTTGAGGTCCTCGCGGCTGTCGGACAGGAACGTCGTGCGGGCGAAGACCCGCGCCATCTCAGGGTCGGTCGCGCAGAACGAGGCGGTCAGTTCCTGGCCGAGTTCGGGCCGGTCATCGTTGCCCATGATGACCGGGGCCATCGCCGCCGACCAGCCCAGATAGTTCGACTCCAGCGACTCCAGCAGCTCGTCGATGTCCTCGGCGCTGAACCCGCCTCGGTACTCCTCGTCGTCGATGTAGCAGGGGGAGGGAGCGACCATCACCAGTCGGGCGATGCGCTCCGGTGCTTTCGCCGCGGCGAGGACTCCCACCATCGCGCTGACCGAGTGCCCCACGAACACCACATCCCGCAGGTCCAGGTCCTCGACCACCTCCAGCACGTCCTGGGCATAGCCGTCCAGCGAGCTGTAACGACGCTCGTCCCAGGCGGACGGGTCCGCCCGACCTGAGCCCACGTAGTCGAAGAGAACCAACCGATGGCTCTCCGCCAGCTCCGGGGTGACCAGACGCCACATGTTCTGATCACAGCCGAACCCGTGCACCAGTAGGAGCACCGGCCCATCCGGACAGCCGGTGACGGTGACGTTGTTCCTGCGGCGGATATCCATACCCGCCAGTCTTCCACCTCTTGGTACCCGCAACGCGAGAGGGGGCTGACGCCTTGATCCCTTTCGCGCTCAGTCACCAACTGTCGCGCTCGGTCACAACACCCTGGACTCCCTGAGAACTGGCCCGTTGATTCGAACAGGGGTTCTAATGGAGGTATGGACCGCTTCCCTTTCCCCGACGACCTGATCCGCGCCCAGCAGGACTGGCACGCCACCTACCGCGCCCTCGCCGCACCCAGCCCGCGCCATGCCACGGAGCTGCGCCGCCGCCTGCTCCTGCTCTCCGTCCGCATCCACTGGCACCCCTTCTGGTCGACTCCGGCCGGGTGGTCGCCGGCCGCGCGGGTGGAGCTGCGACGGCTCACCGGAGGGGACCGGCAGGCGGACGCGGCGTGAGGCGGGAGCCCCGCCCCCTCACGGCGCGACAGGAAGCGGTCTTGGCGGTCATCCGGGTGTGGCTCACCGAGCACGGGCACGGGCCCACGGTCCGGAAGATCGGGGCGCGGGTCGGTCTCTCCAGTACCAGCTCGGTCGCCCACCAGCTCACCCAGCTCGAGAAGCGCGGCCTGGTCAGCCGGACCGGCCGGGACTGGAGCTCGTGCGTTCTGCGCGAGGAGAAGCCCGTCCGTCCGTCGGGACTGCGGAGCCGATGATCCCGCCGGAGGAGCTTCGGTATCTGCCCGTCACCACCCCGAGGGACGCGGTAGCGCGCGTCCACAGCGACCTCGGCCCTCACTGCTCTCCGCGTGACGGAACGCAGTATGGGCGCCACAGTCACCTCGGCGGACGGTCTTGGCGAGCCGCGCCGCCAAGGTGACGATGGCAGGGGCCCGGCGCTCTGTGGCACCGGGGCCGTGGCATACAGGCGCTCCCGAACGAACGCCCAGGTGGCTGCGGAGCGGTAATGCCGCGACGGCCTCCTGGAGACAACGGTCGTCCTGGACGGGCTCGCCCTGCGCCACGGACACGGCATCTACCTGCTCCGTCGCCGCGCCCGCACACCGACTTCGGGCCGCCGCTCCCGCGCCCCGGCGGGGGAGCGGGAACCGCGGCTGCGCGGGGCGTGTGGGCTCGGGGGCAAGGCCGACACGCTGCGTCGTTCCTACGCCCACCCGCCCCGGAGGTGCGCGGGTACGTCAGATCTGAACGACGGCCTCGGCACTCATCCAGCCCCGGCCGTCGGCTGCCGCGTCGGTGGCGACCAGCACGTAGCCGTACTCGTTGTAGCCGGCGCCCTCGCAGGTCGAGGCGCCGACTATGTCGCCGGCGTGCTTGGTCTTGACGACCACGCTGTCCGGGTGCGGGTTCTCGTACACTCCGGCGGTCGGCCACAGCACCTTGTACTGGCACCCGAACGAGGCTGAGGCGCCGGCTGCCGGGCCGACGGCGAGGACACCGGCGCAGCCGAACGCTGCGGCCAGGACGATGGTGGTGAGACGGTTCATGCGCATGAGCGGTGATGCCCTTCAGGAGCCGACGGTCTGTCAGCGCACAGAATCGCAGGGCCGTCGCGGGATTGTCGCGCACTCGCGCATCCCGACACCTGCCGGGCACCGGAGAGCTTCGCCAACTTCCCTGTGCCGCCCGCACCAAGCCGTGGTTCCGGCCGCCGTTCCCCGGGCGGCCCACGATCCCGAACTCCGCGCCACCCTCGCCGACCACAACAGCTTGAACCGATCATCTACGGTTCCGTCATGACGACTACGGAGCCGCGCCCCGATCTTCGGCCCCCGGGCCTGAACGCCGACGAAAAGACCACTCTGCTGACCTTTCTGGACTACCTCCGTGAATCCGTCCTCGCCAAAACGGCCGGCGTCCCGGAGCCCGCGGTCCGCACGGCCGGCGTCCCCTCCGGGACCAGCCTGCTCCAGTTGCTCAAGCACCTGACGGCCGTCGAGCTCAACTGGTTCGTCTGGGCCTACGCCGGCGTAGGCAGTGAACTCGGGGAGGACGAGGGCGCGGTGACCGCAGACGACACCGCCTCGGACGTGGCCGACGCCTATCGTGAGGCGATTGCCCGGGCCAACGAGGTCGCCCGCGCCTGCACCGACCTGGACCGCCCCGGTGCCCGCTCCCTGCGCGAGACCCCGCCGCCGTCGATGCGCTGGGTGCTGGTCCACATGATCGAGGAAACGGCCCGGCACGCCGGTCACGCGGACATCCTGCGCGAACAGATCGACGGCTCGACCGGGCGGTGACGCAGGTCCGGTGAACAAGGCCGCTCGCACCGGCCGACCGGTTATGGACGGCCCAACCGCCCACGCCCCCTGAGCCCCTTGGAGCCGGTCATCCGGGCAGCGCTGTCGACAGCGTGCAGGGGCGGAGAGGCGGTCAGGGGCTCTTCGACCAGTCGGCGCGAGGGCCGATCAGGCCGACGCCATGGGCGCGGGCGTCCAGCAGCCTCGCCGATACCGTGGTCCCAGGCTCGGCCCGTACGGGGTGGCCTCGGCGCCGGCAGACTGCATCGCGGCGAGTTGCCGGTCGAGCAGCCGCGGACAGTACGCGTCACCGCCGGGTAGGGAAACGCGACCTGCCCGGCACCGCGGCGGCCGGCACGGCGGTCGTACCGGGCCTGGTGGCTGAGCCGGGCAGGGAGGATCGAACAGATCACCGCACGGGCGGCGGGCCCGGCACCACCCGCATCCCCAGCCCCCGTACCCGGTAGATGCACGTGTCGTCGCCCCACAGCGTCGCGTCCGCCACGGCATAGGGCCCGCGTCCGTCCGTACCGGTCTCCACGATGTCCATGTCCACCCGGATCAGCCGGGTGGCGGGGGTGATCTGGCCCCGGTACGTCCACACCGTCTCCCGGCCGGACAGCACCGGCTCGAACCGGGGGTGGACGATCCCGTCCGCCGCGCCGCCTTCGATCAGGTGGTACTGGAGCAGCTGGCACATGGCCTCGACCCCCAGGGAGCCGGGCTGCACCGGGTCCTGGAAGAAGTGGGCCCGGAAGAACCAGGCGTCCGGGCGCACGTCCTTCTCCGACCGCAGCCGGCCGAGCCCCGCGCTTCCGCCCTCCGGCCAGGAGCCCGTGACCCGGTCCAGCATCAGCAGCATGCGGCCCGGCAGGCGCGGCTCCCCGGCGCAGTAGCGGGCGGGCCGGGCGGTCAGGTCGACCACTCGGTCGCAGGGCTCGTCGAGACGGGCGCGCTCCTCGGCCGGGACCGGGAGCCCTGGCTGGTCGTCGAAGGCCGACCGGGGGAAGTATCCGAAGACCGTGGTGAGTTCGGCGAGGGGCGCGTCGTCGGCCGTGCACACCACCCGGAACGACTCGATGATCATGTCCCCGCTGCGCGAGAGACGGGTCAGTTCGGCCCGGGTGCGGATCGTGCGCGTCCCGGCGGTGACCTCGCCGGTGACCGTCTTCGCTCCGTCCAGATTGCGGAACAGCAGGTCCTGCTCGCTGGTCGTCGCGCTGCCGACGTACGAGGCCAGCCACCCGCAAGGCTGCAGCGCGACCTCCATGAGAACTGCGAGCGGCATGCACCGCGACGGGTTCTGCTCGAAGTACCAGGCCCGTTCCGGTACGTCGTACTCGGCGACGACGACGCTGCCCTCCCGCATGCCGCCCTGGACGCCGTCCACCGAGACGATCCGGCTCATGAAGTGGTAGGGCGGCCCGGGCAGCCTGGCGACCCTGCGGGTGCCGTCGAAGGGTTCGTACATGGTGCCGAACGCCTCGCTGGGCCTGCCCCAGGCACATGCCAGCAACGACGCGTAGTCGAAGCGGAACCCGTCGGCCGCGACGGCCACCGCCTTTTCCTCCCGGTGCCCGGACAGCCCGCCGAGCCGTGGCGGCGGCACCGGCGCTCCGTCCTCCTGCACGGCGGGCGGACCCGAGCCCCGCCACTGCGACAACGGCCAGTCGGGCACCAGCCGGAGCGCCATGCCGCGCCCCAGGAACGCCTTCCTGCCGTCCACCGACCCGAGGACATCGGCGTGGAGCGTCGGCACCGGCCCGGCCGAGACGCCCCGGACGAACACCTCGTAGACGATCTTTCGGGACGCCGGGGTCGCCTGGCCGCGGCACATGGCCCGGGACGGCTGTGCGTCGACCGGCTCGAAACGCCAGCCGTCCCGGTCGACGGTGTGGCCCGAGGCCGTCAGATAGAAGGCCATCGCCTGGAGACCGCCCTGGAGCATCAGGGTGCCCGGCATACAGGGGTCGTTCTTGAAGTGGCCGGTGAAGAACCAGTCGTCCGGTGACACCGCCGTCTCGGCGCGCAGATACCCGCGGCCCCACGGCCCGCCGACGGGGTCGAACACGGTGACCTCGTCCAGCAGGCGCAGCCGCTCCCCGTCGAGCAGAGGCGTCCGCACATGGGCTGCCGTCGCCTCCCAGCCCGGCCCGAAGCACTCCGCGGGCGACCCCTGCGCCAGGGCCCGCACCCGGTCCGTACCGAAGCGGGTCCGCTCGCAGCGTACGGCCGGAGGGTCGAAGGGCAGGCCCTCGCCGGGAGCGTGCTCGGCCGGGTCCCAGCGCACCCCGCCACTGGTGGCCAGCTCGGCGGCGGTGAAGAACCCGGCCTGGCCCTCGCGGACGCTGAGCCGCAACTCACCGTCCACGTAGCAGTCGTAGTGGAAGAAGGCCAGCCGGACCCCGTCCGCCTCCGCGTGGCCGTCCACATGGATCTCGAAGCGCAGGGTGTCGCCGGGGCGGGGCGGGCCGCCATGGAACGTCACCTCGCAGCCGAGCAGGCGGTAGGCGCGCTCGCCCCGGTTGAGCAGGTCCGCCCCCAGCCAGCTCAGCAGCAGCAGATCGGCCTGTCCCGCCTCGATCAGCACGCCGGCCGGCATGCGTCCCGACGCGTCCAGGTACCAGCTGTCGGTCAGGATGTCGGTCTCCGTCCAGATCCGCCCGTCCGTACGGACGGGCCCCGGCAGGACGAGCGCCGCGGGCACCGCGTCGATGGCGGTGACCCGGTCGGCGAAGAGCATGGGCGGTCCGGGCATCCGGGTCTGCACCGCGTACCGGTCCTGCTCGGCGAAGCGCGGACCGAACAGGGTGGAGATCTCCCCGGAGGCGAGGTACTCCAACTGCGCCCGGTCGAACACCGGTTTCGCCCCCGGGACGGGGAAAGGAGCCGGGGCCGTGCCGGGGCCCGCGGCTGATAGCGGGCCCCGCGGCCGCACGGGGACGGGCGGCGTGGACGACGGTCGTACGGGGAAGGCGGCGGACGGCGGTGCAAAGACAACGCCTCCCGGCTGTACGGATGCGCCGCCTCCCGGAGATACCCGGGAATCGCCTCCCGGGGGCAGGGAAACCGCCGCGCGTCCGGCGTCCGCCCGGCCCTCCGCCCTCAGCGCCGTGACGGCCAGGGCGGAGACATGCAGGAACCGCCGGTGGGCCTCCGCCTGCGCGGCCATGATCTCCTCGTGCACCAGGGCGGCCCGCCGGATCTGCCGGGCGACCGTGCCCGCGACCCCCGTCGTCCCCGGCGCCGGGGACGACGGCTCGGACAGCCGGGCCGCCCGCCCCACCGCGGCGGCGGATGCGGCGGCAACCGGGGCGCCGGGCCGCTCCGCGGGAGCGGGCTGCTCCGCCACCGGCACCAGCTCGGGGGCCCGGGGCAGAACGGTCACGGCAGACTCCAGGGGCGGCAGGCAGGGCGTCGGGGGTACGGCAACGGTGACGGTCGGTCCGGGGGCCGGGAGACCGGTAGCGGCCTCGGCGAGCCGGGCGGTCAACGCGTCGGCCCGCACCGGCACCCCGGCCACCACGAGTTCGCCGACGGCCAGGCACAGGTTCCGCAGCCCGGTGTCGTCCGGGGTGTCCAGCGCGACGGCCAGATGCTCCCGGTCCCCGAGAATCCGCTTGATCCAGCCCGTGCACAGCTTCCGGGGCCCGTGCTCCACGAAGACGCGGACACCGTCCGCCCACGCCCGCTCGATCGTCGCCGCGAAGTCGATCGTGCCCAGTCCCTGAGCCGTGAGCGCTTCAGCGGCCCGCTCGGTCGTCGGACGGTACGCCCGGCCGGTGGCCCCACTGTAGAACCGGACCCCCGGCACCTCGACCGTGGGGCGGCGGTGGGCCTCGCGCCACACCTCGCGAACCTCCGCCAACTCCGGGGCGTGGGCGGCCATGTCGTAGTCCAGCTCGATCGCCCGGTCCACGCCCAGCCGGGTGACCACGGCCGCGCACGCCCCGGACTCCCCGCCGAGGACGCAGACCCCCGGCGCGTTCACCGCCATCAGATGGACCGCCCGCTCCCCGGCGAGCTCCGTGCGGACGGCCTCCAGCGGCGCGGCGACCAGATAGCTCGACCAGCGGTCGCCGCCGATGCCGCGCTGCCGCCAGTAGCGCCGCACCGCCCGCAGCTCACCCGTGAGTTCCGTGGTGAACAGCCCGCTCTCCCGCGTCGCCTCGTACAGCCCCGAGGCGTCCGGCCACGCGC
This sequence is a window from Streptomyces parvus. Protein-coding genes within it:
- a CDS encoding helix-turn-helix domain-containing protein, which encodes MAAVPESHTGWTFITSHARVLAAIADNPNVRIREIAAHCRLTERAVSRIISDLEQDGYLSHTREGRTNTYRIGPDKALRHPAEAGLPVASLLSLLVRDETERRGAPTARQQPQGQVPAAT
- a CDS encoding STAS domain-containing protein, translated to MNEAALSTRTSSAGGTPAPERTPSYGSEVRRYEYRGACVIVASGEFDLGSLPPLHDALSSAVRHYPKVLLEASAVTFADSTFLNLLIFTHQTGTLRVVAPSAQVRRLCEITGADTVLEIRRTIEEATAS
- a CDS encoding DUF6328 family protein; this translates as MRSACTHGRASDEVPEEPETARERVNRRWNEVLQETRVAQTGVQILFGFLLSVAFTPLFRDLGLFDRIVYVATVVSGASATACLIAPVSIHRFLSGQRMKDEMVEVAGRLMIAGMVLLALTIGGTLLLILRVVVPGILAEILVGAVMLWFALCWYALPMALRHRSARRQLHGAGQ
- a CDS encoding MOSC domain-containing protein codes for the protein MPGQVTAVSRNERYSFSKPNRDSIRLLTGLGVEGDVHAGETIRHQFRMTYEPNLPNLRQVHLMHEELFDELALKGFGVSAGQLGENITTRGTDLLGLPTGTLLHIGEQAVLEVTGLRNPCSKINDFRTGLLGEVFAMDPSSGEFTFKCGVMAVVRRGGTVRPDDSIQVEPPPPPHRPLERV
- a CDS encoding STAS domain-containing protein: MSPLTITTRLAATGPVLEIIGELDYETAPELRKAVDGLTVAEGQLLVLDLAGLDFCDSSGISALISARSVAVEQGGGIVLAAVPANTARTLGIVGLDQVFTIVPDAATATGQDLMTG
- a CDS encoding PP2C family protein-serine/threonine phosphatase gives rise to the protein MCRTGQAPDPGEEEDVHATDAVFTSLLEDSAEELYEQAPCGYLSTLMDGTIAKINATLLEWLGLERSRVVGRMRFTDLLTVGGKLYHETHFAPLLQMKGEVSGIALDIKGAVGRMPVLVTSKVKTSEGGEPLLIRTTVFDARDRRAYEAELLRGRRAADEARRQAEADRVRLQEALAVLQQSLLPAELPAVPGMEAASYYHTASPDLLGGDFYDLFPLDAHRWAFFLGDVCGKGPQAAAVTSLARYTLRAAALHDSDPVTALTTLNTVLHDRYSSGEGRYCTAVFGVLQPEDGHVEVHLASGGHPSTLIQRADGSADYLHTPGGMLIGVLPQARFTAARARLLPGDTLLLYTDGLTEARTGPGRALYGDEALRAFTTAQPAQGPRALITALTGLLASFGDGLDDDTALLALGVPALSATPGVTT
- a CDS encoding alpha/beta fold hydrolase, which codes for MDIRRRNNVTVTGCPDGPVLLLVHGFGCDQNMWRLVTPELAESHRLVLFDYVGSGRADPSAWDERRYSSLDGYAQDVLEVVEDLDLRDVVFVGHSVSAMVGVLAAAKAPERIARLVMVAPSPCYIDDEEYRGGFSAEDIDELLESLESNYLGWSAAMAPVIMGNDDRPELGQELTASFCATDPEMARVFARTTFLSDSREDLKAVTVPTLILECRQDVIAPREVGAYVHDAIPTSRLVTLEATGHCPQLSAPQATAAAIVDFVGAAW
- a CDS encoding glycosyltransferase produces the protein MNRLTTIVLAAAFGCAGVLAVGPAAGASASFGCQYKVLWPTAGVYENPHPDSVVVKTKHAGDIVGASTCEGAGYNEYGYVLVATDAAADGRGWMSAEAVVQI
- a CDS encoding DinB family protein, yielding MTTTEPRPDLRPPGLNADEKTTLLTFLDYLRESVLAKTAGVPEPAVRTAGVPSGTSLLQLLKHLTAVELNWFVWAYAGVGSELGEDEGAVTADDTASDVADAYREAIARANEVARACTDLDRPGARSLRETPPPSMRWVLVHMIEETARHAGHADILREQIDGSTGR